Proteins encoded in a region of the Methanobacterium petrolearium genome:
- a CDS encoding BPL-N domain-containing protein translates to MTISATSLVSAYQDYENDVNANDISNGVTVVKVLIYDGDGSMEESVAGIKACIDESNNMNLTPGYYFEYDTTGTINSNTLSSYDVLIMPGGSTETYLNSNVIDSDAIKQFVSSGNGYVGICAGAYSASNSVDELYSGWGLAPDINTKNVNYEGLLSISTTSSGSVLSDESTLNLHHQNGPALYSTSSGVYSFACYEDNKTGYQDYSAIIGENYGSGRVILCGSHPEMDPQNTELLTKMILWSIHKS, encoded by the coding sequence ATGACAATATCCGCCACAAGTTTGGTGAGTGCTTATCAGGATTATGAGAATGATGTGAATGCCAATGATATTTCAAACGGTGTTACTGTGGTTAAAGTTTTGATCTACGATGGTGATGGTTCAATGGAGGAAAGTGTTGCCGGTATAAAGGCCTGTATCGATGAAAGCAATAACATGAATCTCACACCAGGTTACTACTTTGAATATGATACTACTGGCACTATCAACTCAAACACATTATCCTCCTATGATGTCCTGATAATGCCGGGAGGAAGCACTGAAACCTATCTTAACAGCAACGTCATTGATTCTGATGCCATTAAACAGTTTGTAAGCAGTGGAAATGGATATGTGGGCATATGCGCAGGGGCTTATTCGGCTTCTAACAGTGTTGATGAACTGTACTCAGGATGGGGACTCGCACCAGATATAAATACTAAAAATGTAAATTATGAAGGTTTACTATCCATTTCAACCACTTCCTCGGGAAGTGTGCTGTCTGATGAGTCTACCTTAAATCTACATCATCAGAATGGCCCTGCATTGTATTCCACCAGTTCAGGTGTTTATTCATTTGCTTGTTATGAAGATAACAAAACTGGTTATCAAGATTATTCTGCCATCATTGGTGAAAATTATGGCTCAGGACGGGTGATCTTATGTGGTTCCCACCCTGAGATGGATCCCCAAAATACAGAACTACTGACCAAGATGATTTTATGGTCGATTCACAAATCATGA
- a CDS encoding ArsR/SmtB family transcription factor: MEGLLWWLIAGTRGGINRARLINELNNRPYNANQLAKTLGLDYKTVKHHLNVLAKNNIVITCGEGQYGTVYMLSDTMEKNFDSFKKIWKESKQE; encoded by the coding sequence ATGGAAGGTTTACTCTGGTGGTTGATAGCAGGAACAAGAGGCGGGATTAACCGTGCTCGGCTTATCAATGAACTGAATAACCGCCCATATAATGCAAACCAGCTAGCTAAAACTCTTGGATTGGATTATAAGACAGTTAAACATCATCTTAATGTTCTGGCCAAAAATAACATTGTAATTACATGTGGGGAAGGGCAATACGGAACAGTTTACATGCTTTCTGATACTATGGAAAAAAACTTCGATTCATTTAAAAAGATATGGAAGGAATCTAAACAGGAATAA